AATGTAGTCTTGTTGCATTTACAGTTTTTCTCACCCACATCCTTTTTAATAGACTGACTGAATTACTGGTAAATTCACAGATGTGAAAATAACCACGTGTGTCTTCTCCACTAAAGATCCAcctatgaaaaaaatacattactatCAACATAAAACAGGGGTAGTTCTGCATCCACCTTCATCACAACAGAAGAAAGATGTTTCAATAGAAGCACTGCGTACACAGGACATGCTTTGTAACACAGCCAAAAAACATTACCTGATGCAGCACATTAATTTGACTCTGATGCAGGCAGGACCTGATTGAGTAGAGCTGAAATGACTTCATGGTAAGGGTACAAGGTCAGGAGCCAAGAAACCTGGCCTCTCCTCATGGCTCTATCTCAGATTATTTATGTAACCATGGGTAACAGGCCAGGGCTCAAATGCATGACTGAATTATGAGCACCTAATAAGTTACTGTGTGTCTAAGCAGAGATAACTCATGGTAACTACTTGCATTCTAGCCAGTGAAGGACATGTAAGTTGATCCAAATACCTTGGATCTGCGCAGACGTAAGACAGTACTTAGTTAACAAAACTCAGCTGACAAGGGGATAACTTCATGAAGTGTCATACGTTGCTTTTGTTAGGTGCCCATAAGTtgaaataaataatgtttttaagcAAGCGTAAAGCTAACTGTGGAGGTCTAAGTGCTCCAGCCACTTCCTTACAGTATCGCTTACAGAATCCTGTTTATTTGTGTTAAAAGTTGTGTTTCCCTCAATACAGAAGGAATTTTATAAGAGAAAGCAGCTACACTGCTCAAGCTGGTCTACACACTCACCAAGGTGGGCGTTTTTGTTctgggttggggggggaggggggaaggagttgggtatttgtatttatttttaaacttcaaggTTATCATATGCAAAGTGCTGATCAGACAAATTCATTCTGCCaggtagatttttaaaaaaaaaaaaaaaaaaccatttgtAGGTTAAATTTATATCAGCAGATTTTATGTAAGATATCATCTGTCAGCACCTGTCTAGCTTTATGCAAGATTGGGTATCATTTGTCCTcccacagacaaaataaaagcagaagaccAGTACAAAACCCCATGCTGTGTACTCAGCTAACTCAACAGGATACGGGGAAAGACAGACAGGAGGAAATTGGGTTGCACTGAAATGGTTTGTACCATTTCACAAAATGTCAATGGGTTGCAAAACATGTTTCGTATGCACAGGCCAAAATTAATTGATAGGGACTTGCAAAGCAAGTAGAAAACATAATAACTATAGCCATTGCCAAATGGGAAAAGTAGAAGGGCTGGAGGAGAGTAGAGCCCAAGacaccaaaagaagaaaaataaaagggggggtggggtggtggtagtgtaagaagaggaggagagaaccTGTTTTttgattttaataacatttctacCAACAAGCCAGGAGCTCTGCATTCAGCTTCTAGCAGAATAAAGCTGTATATATGCTCCCTCTGCACaggtaattatttatttgtacacAAGCGATAACATCTGCACACTGATCCCAGCAACACACCCAGCactccctctgccctgcctccccacCTGTCTCCAAGTTTGAGCTACCAAGAGGTAGCAAAACCATCAACCCAAGCATGTGTTAGCTGCCTGACAGGCCAAAGAcccatattttaaaacaactttcatGTCACCAATTTacatattaaaacagaaagacTGAATCAAAGTCATTGTTTGGATTCATTAAGGAATTTGGGTGGAAGACAGACTATCTTCCTCAGCTGGAGCTCTGCACGCTCAGCATTACGATCATGGCATTTCAATGAGTTCCCCTACATCAGGCAGGTGGAGCCTGGCGATCACTGCCCCAGGACAGGCATTTCATCTCCAATTTATAATTTAATTGAGCTCTCTAAAGTGCCTATTGTTGCATGGCAGAAGAGAAACGTATGTTACTCCTGCCCTGTGGGTATAATACACAACTTTTCGTTAGATCACTACCCAAAATCCTGCACATTCAAGGCTAAAAATCTTGCAAGTGCCAGGTGCTAAAGTGAAATGGATTAAAGTCAAGTGGGACCCCTCAGACAAGGCTCACTTAATCTTTCCTATTTCCCATTTAGCATATTCACTTCTGTGCCAGTGGGAGATGAAGAACAGATGATGGCAGTATCATCAAGTAACCACCTAAAATGTATTCTCTCTCATGTCTAGGTAAAATTCCAGTAACAAGTGGTGCCTAACAGGAGGGTTCGATGTGAAACTGGAAACTACAGTTTCAGAAGACAGCAACACAGGTATAGCCCCAGGGTCAGCTGATGTGGACTCCGCAATATTCTGCACTTCTGGAGCAGGTTGACCTCATCCACCTTGAACAGCAGATGTTCTGGACTCTGAAACAATACCCTACCCTCCACACCCCAGATCGGGCTGAGGACACCATCCTGCAGTTCATCTATATCCTGCAGCACATCCGTACCACCCCTGAAGTCACTCCAGGACTCATATCTCCATACACTGTCTGCCCCACAGTTCATATTATTAAAACCATGTTCCATTTTGCATTGCAGGAGATTCATGTTTCAGAAGACAAGCTACACCACCAGTGCTTGTCACCTGGATCTTCCACAATTCCTGGTCTTTCTCTGGAGCCAGGCCaactccccaccaccaccacacactcCCTAGTCAGGCAGCCATACCTGGAGAAAAAGAGGGCCACATGAATACTTCATCTAGGTCCTGACCAGCAAGtgaaacagaaacacttttcACCCTGACTGCTTCCTGGAGAAGTCCCAGGCTAGAGGATGTCATGCTCATGCAGTGAGGGGTGCTGCGAGGCATACGGAGCTTGGGTGAACCATAACACCAGAGCAATCATTGCAAACATTATTTCCTGCAGTTCCTCTACATCCAGCCTGTAACTGTCCCTGCTTGTGCTTCTGGCTTCCAAATGTATACTAGCCACAATTCTTCAGCTTAGGACGTGGGACATGACAGCCCTACAAACAACACGCTCATGAAGTGAGCTATTGACAGAGGTCCTCTCTACCTTAACTCAGCACTGGTTTACTGGTTTCCTCATTCCCCTCTCTCCACTCTGGTTTCCTTGTCAAAGTACTCCAtgcagttaaaaaacaaaacaaaacaaaaaaaaaaaaaaaaacaaaaaaaccacaccccacAAAACACAAGATGATCCATTTCCCTAAACAAACATTCCTCAGCTTAGTCTCACTTGCATCTGCAAGTCAAAAGAGCCTGGGGCAATATTTGCAAAGCCCAAGCATCAGACCCATACAATGGGTACACCCCATGCATCTCCACTGCAGTAGACAGCTCTGAGGTCCTGCTTGCACCCCAACAGCAGCCAGACACCGGCACCCACTGATCACAATTACTGTCAGCACCCCTTTGTAGCTGCCGAGGGCTGGAGAATGGGTGTCAGGCTGAGCAAAGATGGGTCAAGcacctccctccttctcctcagggATACCTTTGAGAAGTGTGTCTTTTTTGCCAGCCTAGAGAAACACACAGACTCCCACTGACCTGCAACAcaagtcaaaataaataaataaaaaccacagccttcccttcctccccagaaaaaaacatgtatatGTTGATACCAAGTGTACCTTCATTCCTTGGTGGACTGCCCCAGAAGAACTGCTTGGAAAAGATGGTCCACCATCTCCAGTTAGTGTCTCAAAGTCTTGGTAGAATACTGCAGCCATCCCTAATGACCTGAGCTCCTCCACAGCACCTTTTGGCATGACTGCAACCACAGCAGGAATGACACAAGCAGTAACGTTCATTTCAGTGTTACCGtagttcttaaaataaatgctgttggATCAACCACCACTGCTTAATAGGTAACATGCCCCATATAAAATTTTGTCTTCCACTGTGCCTAAGCTTTGGAGTACCTCACTTCAAAGcaggtttgttggggtttttgggttggttttttttttttttttaaccaaactggAATCAAGGATGAGTTACAGCCTGAAGCCAGTATTGATTCAGACTTATGCTAGGAGTGACTGGCAGTCCACTGATATCACAACTGCTAAGTGGCCTCTACAAAGCTGGTCTCTGTCCAGTCCCTAAAGAAACAGGTGTCCACACTACAGAAGTCAGCAGCATGGCTGTAGGAATCACTTACCCAAGGGCAGACTTGTCAGGCTCAACCACATCAGCCACCAGCACCAAATGATCCTCTGAACAGCATTTTATCCTGAAATGAGTCCCATACATGACACAGTCAAGGAACTCTACACAAGGCTTTTGTTTCAAGTTAAACAGACATTCCTGATGGGAGTTTTCaatttacaaataatttaaaaaaacccacacccctcAGCATTAAAATGTAACACAGGTCTTCCATTGTCTCCAACACATTTAGTCCTCAAAATTTGGTTTTGCACTGTTAAGATAGCAGATTTGCTTAGGTTCCAGGGAAGATAGTTCTAATAAGAAATGGCCCCATGAGACATACTGAGTCCCAAAACTTTTATACCCTCCACCTTCTAAGGATGAGGCCCAGAAAACAAGAACTTGCAAGCACAGTCATGGAGTCAACTTTCGAATCAGCACAACATCCTAACCTTGCTTCAGAATCTGCACTGTTCAGTAGCAATCCAGGCCAATTAGCGTTGGTCGTACTGCTCTCCCACATCTCAGCAGGGTGGTCAGAGCACAGGCAGAGGCCCAATAGTTCTCAAGGCAGAGGCTTTCTGCCTCTCAGGAAAAGGCCCTTTTGCACAGGCTTTTTTGTCTGCTCGGTTTACAGGCATAGTGCCTAAACTCCAAACGATTCTCAACATCTCTAAGAAAAACAGACCAGGTAAAATGAAGTAAATTTCTTTCAGCCCCactcccttctccctgccaatCCCATCATCCCATTCATGGAAAATGTAGTGGTCCAAACGTTCCATAAAACACAAGTGCCACACAACCCACTTGAATACAGCCTCCATCTACATCTTGaagaacagggggaaaaaaaaaaagggaaaaagaaataaagacttcaCACACACAATTTTCACACATTTAATGTAATGGCACCCTAATTAAGTTTACAGTACTTTCACCTCCACTAGATACTGTGTTTCAAAAGTATAATGGgaacaaacaaacatgaaaaaacccaGTACTTTTTTTCAAAACTCAACCACTTGGAGTTACATATGCATAAATGCCTTTCAAAAAATGGTTAACAATTGTATTTTTCACCctcacacaacaaaaaaaccagggTTTTGCTGGGTCTTTTCACAAGATATGGAGATCAAAGATGGCACTTAAACTTCTGAAGTCAGGGGTGTCATAAGGTTATATCAGGACTTCCGCTGGAGAACCTGCCATGAAGCAAGCActataaataggaaaagaatGTGCAAGAGCTCTGAATAAGCGAAAAGTGCAACATGTTTTGCAAGCTTGTGTTCTGATAGCCACGGAACCAAAGACTGCTGGCTGAGGAAAGCCTGCGTGAATTTCTTCAGCTAAAGTCTATTCAAAGCATACCCGTCATAGAAAGTCATACAGATCGCAATACTCTAGGCTCTGCAATACTAGTGACAAGCTCTCCTTTGGATTTTACCTTGGATCAACaaccaaaacaagcagaaaggtCACTTTGAGAAGCCATAGGAATAACAGCAATTATTTGTTGGTTTTCCTATGACAAGTAATTAAGAGAACTAATATGGAAGCAGATAAAAATAGACTAGGCAGGAGTCTTTTTAAGGTACTATCAGCTAGAACACTAGCAACCCTATCGTTTTATTATCAGTTTCACACTTGGACTTCAAAGAGTCAAGGAAAACAAGTACACTTTGTATGAAAAAAAGTCTGGAGCATCCTTAAAGAGGGGAAGCTAACGTAGAAGCAGCCAAGGACCCTTGATTTTCACCTAAAAGCTTATCCTGAAAGATGGTGAACTCATACAGTatcttaaaatatacttaaattttGGGGGTGGCTGTGTTTCCTACAACTTACAGTGCTCATTTTAGCTTTTAATCCTCTAATTCAAGATTAGGGAATGGACTGAAGTTCATAACTGGAGAAAACTACCTTTGGAGAAGTCAATGGTTTGGTTCTAGTAGGAACTTTAAATATTCCTTCTCCCACACTTAGGAACTGCTCATTCTGCTGtttccaaaatcttttttttaataaagaaaatattcacTAGACTAAGAAAGGTATTAACATTTTACCTTTGCATCTTGCTTCTAGAGTCGCCTCTCACCTCTAAGTTCCAGCAGTCATCATCCCTAAAGGACATTCACTAATACTCTCTTATATTTAATACTAAAGGCCACAACCTTCCAAAGTCTTATCAGTGTGAACAACTCTCCTCAAATGCATACAGAAATACCCTCtaaaaaacttgattttttgtGAGAGAAAGTAATTCAGAATTTTAAGTTAATAATTTGTTCACTTGGATGCCCATATGATATGAAGGAAGCAGATAATTTGATTCATACACAGGACTGACTGagtatattaaagaaaaaaatgcagacatctACATGAATTACAACTTTTGGCTGAATCATATATTAATTAcacagaagaaactaaaaatctCTACTTACACAGAAAAAGGGTGGAAATAACACAAACAAACTCACTCCAGCACTTTTCCTACTATAAGAATATTGCACATTCCGATAACGTTGCACAAATTACTGGCTTTTTATAAAGACCATATATGAGGTATTAGTCTATTAATAAATAAAGAAGaacatggaaaaggaaaagcacttaATGTAATGCAACAATCCATTCCAAATATTTAgtgaatgaaaactgaacaagcaATAATACATACCCTTGAGGGGAAGGTTAAAGTTACTTAGCAAATAGGCAGCTTTCAATATCCATCCAAGAAGCAAAGGGTTAAATCTCTTTTGAGAACGATTTTAGGAACTCAAAGCCTATTTAGAACACTGCTGTTTAAAATGCTCATTTTGCTCATGCAATCAATCCGAAAGGTAAATTTTTATCTCACAGGTCTAAAGGCACAGCAATATGCAGGTGATAGCAATTCTTATTAAGGGGAACCAATTTAATATACTAAACCTGTAATACTAGTTAAGAAATAAACCAGAACTTTTGGATTGACATCAGTTAAAATATTCAGGGGATctattgggggggtggggggggtggtggtggtggtggtttgttttgtttgggggttttttttttgtttggtttttttttagttttaaatagtTTAGACTGGTTATGGATTTCCATGGTGCTGAAATTGATACCCATTAGCACTGTCCTTGTCATCAGATTCCAGCACCACAAGGCATTAGATGAATACAACAATtgtaattttcagttttactctGTGTTTATGATAAGAATTTACCTTTCAAATCACAACACTGAAAAATTGCTGCTGACAGGTAATAAATCTGTCAATCTAAACACAATCtatctattttttatttagaCCCTTCCAGAAACACTAGGAATCTGTAAGCAAGCTTATCTTGTTAAGTTCACAAGAGCACAGAGGAGTATTTACGTTTAGTAAACTGAACTACTGAAACTACATTGCACACATGGTAATATATTAAGCATAAAACAAGAGTGTTTTTGGTATGCTCTTCCAAACCTTGTTAGAGATAGttgttattttggaagaaaaaaaaaaaaaagaccatgtAAGTAAGTTTGTGTGCACACAGGAATAGCCCTTAAATAAGTCAAGGGTTATTCAAATCCTAAAATCTTTTCAGACCAACGAAAGGCtatctggaaataaaagtaattcctACACCACTCTCCTAGGTGAAGCACAATCTTAACATATTCCCTCTTGTTATTTTCCAACttcaaaaagtgtttttttattAACACATTTGCGATGCTGGACAGAGTAACAAAGACCCAGGTAAGACATTTCTGCTGCTATTTTGTGTAAATTACCTAATTTGCACAGTAAGTCTGTATCAGGTAAAAACCGCAAGTGAAAACTTGGAAAGacgtgattaaaaaaaaaagcagcacttcaaaATTAAAGTATCTCCTCTGCTGCAATCCATGCACCAGTAACTCAAACAGTCCTGAACTGGCATATATGAAAAAATTATATTACATTTCTGAAATCAAAATATATATCTTTTGTTGAAGTTCAAATTTAGGGAAAGTGTTTACTAAATTGAAATACATATAATTTTCTCTGTCACATGAGATTATTATTCTCCCATTCTAAGTAGTTACCGAGACATATACTTCCCAAATACATGTTGTTTCTATTCTGAAGATTAGTTTCATCTAAAATTTCTTTATAGCAGTTAAGTGTTTTTTAGAACAAACAGTTCAGAGAATTTTTTCCATGTTAGCACAAAACCAAGAAAGATTATGAAGACGTTCAAAGAAGAggagatgaaaagaaaggaaacattattGTCCGGAACAGTCTGTATACGTGGTAACCATGTTTCCTCGTCTCTGAGTGACAGTCCTACAGTGCTTGCTAGATCCATGAAACCTGGTATCAGTTCGCACTGCATGTCGGTGTGCATTTTCAAAGTCACTAAacgaaaacattttttccatattttcaaacACATCATCAAACAGTCCACCTCCAAAGGAGAACTCTTGGAAAGAACGTCTTTGCCGATTGTGAGCTTCCCGATGACTTCGGAAGtgattttcaaagtgcttttttgACCGTGAGTTTTGACTAAAGAGGTCAAAGTCTTTGAACAGATCGTCAAAGTTGAAATTAAATGACTGGTGGAACGGGCTTCCGTTACTTCCTTGTCCTCCATGATGGACAAACTGATCATATTCTCTTCGTTTATTCTCATCTGATAATGTTTCATATgctatttccattaaaaaaaaagtttaaaaagtttatttacattcccatttaaaaaaaagaagaaaacagaaaaacatacacaaagaACAGCTTTCTCCCACTGCCTCAACAGGACAAATTTCAAACAAGACTTTCATTTGACATGCAAGCCCAATCAAGTTCAACATTTAACTCTCTCCAAGACAAAGTAAGCTGTTTCaaaatagttatttatttataataataaatatagcTATACTATGAGGATAGATTATAtccttaaaattttaaattcacaTAATACACCTTAGTTTAACTAGCAATAAAGATTACTGTTTATACTTGAAAGAAAGTAGCAATGACACATGGCAATCAGAAAGACTGAAGGAGAGAGGATGACTTAGGAGCTCTGCCTAACAAAATGAACTGCCTGCTGCATTCCTATCACAGAAACACAGTGCAACGTCTGCAAAACTACTTGCCAGCCAGCCAACAAGTTCAGCTACACCACAGTAACAACTAAGCAACAAGATAAACATCAAGGAGATAAAATAAAGGGAATTAATTTCCTCTATGTCCAAATTCTCAATTTCTCAAAAGTCCCAACAATAAACCTAGATTTTGTGATTGGGTATACCTGAAATGGAATTAGGTTTCCATCCGCTCTTTAGTCCAGAACTACAGCTACTGGTGTTCCAAGGCAGAAACTATGACAGATAATACAGCCATTCTGATAAAATGGAAGCATTTAAATTACTTAATGTTCTTATCTGTCAAAGGCTTGCAACTATTACTTAAGAGTTCCCAATTCCTTCTGTAATAGGTGCTAACAACTGCAGTAAGTATCTAACAAGACTGCCCCTGCCTTTCACTATATTAAAGAACTTTCCTGCAGACAAGGTAAAACCCAGAAAGCTCTTAATAGCTTAGTTGGGAAAACTACACAAATGTCATAACAGAGTGTACGGGGAGCAGAAGTGGGAACACCTTATTTTTCAGCAAGCCTTTTTCTATTCTTGATTATTCGCTTCCACCATTGTATTCTATCACAAAACACTTATGAAAGGTGCATTCCtaggatcacaggataatttaggttggaagtgacctcagAAGACCTCTAGTctagcctcctgctcaaagtagtTAGGTCAGTAGTGGTCAGTTATGAGATCAGACTaggttactcagggctttatccacTCATTCCTGAaaagtctccaaggatggagattatGATACCAACCTCTCTAAGCAACCTGTTCCAACACTGGCCTATCCTCaaggtgaaaaagtttttccttacaaCCACTATGAACCTCTTGCACCTGTTTCTTATACTCCCATCATGAACCACTGAAGCACCttgcagtggtttgtttttttttttttttttataaactccCCATAGTTACTGGAAGGTTGCTGTTAGGTCCCCCTGAAGCCCTAGTAATCCCGAGCTAGATCTTACTACATGGATCAAAAGATAAGAATTAACCTCCTAGGGCTAAAGTTGACTGACTGCCAAGTATTTTTTTGTGACGAAAGGCATAAGCCAAAAAGCCTAATAAGTGGGAAAGCATAAACTGTGTAAAAGGCCTGCCTGTGTGCAAGGACACAGAAACAAGTCGATATTGATATTGGACATTTGACACCATAGAAgtagaattaagaaaaaaatatttttacctcttATTCAGTAAAAACAGAGTATACTTAAGTTACCACATTTGCTCACAGATATAGGCCATGTATCGAATTATTAAGACTAAGGTTAGCATGTATTACCTTCAGCAATTTCTCTAAATTTTGCTTCTGCACCAGGACTCTTATTTTTGTCTGGGTGGTACTTCATAGCCAGCTTGTGAAATGCCTTCTTGATCTGGCGGTCAGATGCATTTTTTGGAACTCCTAAGATATCATAATAGCTCTCTGTAGCCAGTATTAATTCAGTTATCATTAAAATGCAGAGAGCAAATGTGAAGACAGATTGTGTAGTTGCCATTTCTCTGgttcctggaaagaaaaagaaatgtacttGAAGAACACGCTATTTCAGATTCCACAACAACTTAAAGGTACAACTATAAGCTGAAAGAGGAAGACTTGTATATGTTTCAGGACTCAGTGACAGACATGTAAGCACTTTGTTTCACTCTGTTTCACTCGTGTCAACAAACTCCATTCCCCTAGTTTCACAATCACAGAATATGTAAACAAAAGATACTGCAAATTCACATTTCATGTGCATCACAAGCACGCTTTGGTGTTCATCTTTGTTTTACACCTCTGCTTAACTGTACATTCTCCCACAGAGCTGTTGAAGTAAATATACCATATGTTTCACTTTATCAAACCGTTCATGCTGGCATCCTGAACTCGCTTGAAACTAATCCTTGAGTTCTGGGACCATGAACACAGCAGCTCTAAATTAAGTGCAGGTTGCAAAAACCCACTCAATACTGGAAGACCAATTCACTGATTAGCTTGTGCAACAAGAGCCTGAAAACACAACTGGCCTAGAGATCAACTGTGAGGTGCAGGAAGACAATGACGGTTGGACACTCATGCTCAGCTTCAGAAGGTCATTTAACTGACTTAAGGAGATGATGATAAAGAGTAAACTGTAACTGACTTAAGGAGAAGAACATGATAAAGAGTAAAACACTCACTTACAGTACAGAGTTCAGTCAAGTAGGGCACATTTTCCTTTACTTTACAATGGGCTGGGCTTAGCTTATTTTCATATTAGATTGTACTATAAAGAAAAACACCTATCATATTTTTGATATCAAAGAATTCATCTGACAAATACCACTGCATATAAAGGTTTACCTATGAAACTCTCAATGTCTGAACTGAACTCAAAAAAGAAGTCTTTATACAAGACAAGCAGCTTCAACaataattaaaagttttaactatttttttcaggaaCGTATTTGTCAAAAAGTTACATATTAAAACAAACTGATGCTAGAACTCAGGGGAAAAGCTGTGGCATAAGCAAGTCATAAGAAAAATCACTTCCACGTAGCCACATGATCTTTCATGATTTTTATGAAGGACAGGGTGAACTCCTCCTACCAGAAGAAGAGCTCAGATGATTTTCCAAGGCCTGTGCATATTATATTTAAAACACAGAGTATAGAAACATGAACGTTCAAAGACAGAATGCCGGCCGTCGCCTAACCAGCAGGATGTACGACAAGGCTCTGAACATGCCAGAAGTAACATGTCCCCATTCACCAGATTACACTGATTTGAGTGTACTGTAAGTACAACTCAAAGAGATGAATGGTATTACTTTCCTGAAAGTTGAATAAACTAACCTTGCAGTGCAAATACCATTAAAGTTAGAATACTTTTAGATGGTATGTGGTCCAAACGTTTGTCACGCAGAGTTCAAAACTTATGCATATCAAGTACATAAGAGAATTAAGCCTTTAATAAAAGGTCCATAccctctaaagaaaattaacaccCAAGcaccaaaaatggaaaaaaataccatttttaataGGTAAGTCAGGGGGCTAAAATGAATGTTGTGAGGCAAGAGCAGAAAGCTCATAAGATTAATGTACCCATGCCCTCTTAAGCATTTATTTGGCTAGCAGCCTGCATGATATCAAGTGTTAAGGAGCAGCAGTTGAAACAAATTGTATTTTGATCAGTGTACTTAGATACCAAACAGACAGTTCTCTTCAGTATTCCTTATGCATGATACCAGACAAATTTTTAGTACAAGCCTTTCCAAGGCTTTTCCACGTATTTTCTCTCACGACTTCACTAACCTGAAACTTTGCCACTTTGCACTAAGAACTAAACACATGTACATCCTTCCACACTTTTGGAGCCTTCTTCCTGTTTGTGCTTTATGGATACAGATTTACGTCTCATCTCACATGTGAGATTGactttattttacttcatttcccCACACCTGCATCATGCTTGTATAATCACCTGCTGCATTCTCTTTAGGCTAACCTCACTGCTTCTAATATTAaacactgaaaagagctaaaaagaGCAGTTTATGCCTTCATTAAGAGCCAAATCCTCTTTTATAACTCCCAAGCTCATCGCAGCCCGAGAACATCAAGTCACTCCTTTAAAGTCTTCTGCTTTGCCTATCTCAACTTCTATTATTCTTGACAATGAATTACAcccaagttttcctttttctacagTTTTACATTAGGATTTCTGTAATGCAGTTCTATGCTATACTGCCCCTAGTTTTATCTGAATTtctaaagcatattaaaaaaatcagtacttaagtttcactattttttaaataatgtagacAGATTTAATGCTGCCCTTGAACAACTCAATGAAACTCAAAtataagaataaaatgaaatgtaaatgaaaatcaaatacaaatgaaactCCAATAAGGAGCATTTTAAACTTATAAGATTATCACAAAGACATAGTGTCTTATATTTAGACACAATTATCAATTATTGAATTTACTTTTTAGAAAATACCTATTTTATATGCTGTCAGCATCTTAGTGTTGCCACTGTTAACTAAGATGTTA
The genomic region above belongs to Mycteria americana isolate JAX WOST 10 ecotype Jacksonville Zoo and Gardens chromosome 1, USCA_MyAme_1.0, whole genome shotgun sequence and contains:
- the DNAJB9 gene encoding dnaJ homolog subfamily B member 9 produces the protein MATTQSVFTFALCILMITELILATESYYDILGVPKNASDRQIKKAFHKLAMKYHPDKNKSPGAEAKFREIAEAYETLSDENKRREYDQFVHHGGQGSNGSPFHQSFNFNFDDLFKDFDLFSQNSRSKKHFENHFRSHREAHNRQRRSFQEFSFGGGLFDDVFENMEKMFSFSDFENAHRHAVRTDTRFHGSSKHCRTVTQRRGNMVTTYTDCSGQ